The Bacteroidetes bacterium SB0662_bin_6 genomic sequence TCGCGGCGCCTGGCCTGGCAGAAAAACAGGCCCCGCAGAGCGCCGCTGCATAGTGTTAACAGGCCCTAGGTGCCGCCAGTCGGGTATGACCGTGCCGGACGACAGAGTATGGGTGTGTCGAATGATCGGCTCGTTATCCTTGGCTTTCTGCAGAAACGTCGCGGGAGCGAAAGGTATAGGCAATGGCTTCCATCTGGCGCAGAAACTCTCTTTTGTTGTATCCCGGGGCAAAAACCATTCCGTCAATCATGTACAGCCGTCCTGTCGGCTGATCATAGAACGTATAGGTTATAAAAGGTCCGCCCATGCCGAATTCCACTTTTTGACCGTTCTCGACACCAACCATATGCCAAAGCCCGCGTGTTTCAAAGCCGTACCGCCCCAGAAAATCGATATTTTTCGTTTCAAGCGGTCGGTTTTCCCGGCGGTCGATCTCGACCCATCCTCCCAGGTTGCCCTGAATGTACTGGCGGGCAAGCGAGTCGCGCGTGTTGTAAATCCATTCCGCAGAAAGCTGCTCGGGGTCGGCGTAGTCAACAAAGTGCACGAAAACGCTCCGCCATGTTTCAGGAAGGATACGCCGGAGCCAGACGAAGTCGCTTGTATCCACAGCAATCAGATAATCGTGCTGTACGTTCACCGCGAAATCATACATTGCCGCCAGTTCCTCCTCGACCTCAAACTGACGTCCCCGATCAAACATTTCTTCGGTAAGCCGTCGCCGGGCGGCTCTGTTGAAGTCGCGGGAAACCCCATCCGACTCACTGTAGATCGCGTCAATGACATCTTCCTTGTTCTCGCCGGTGATGTAGTAGACCTGCTGATCCCGCCGGAAGATGTTTTCACGCGATACAGCGACTCCGCCTTCCTCGCGGATGACCTGCTGAGCGGTCGAATCAAATACGTTCCGGATGTATGCTGCTTCGTTGGTCGAATCACTGAATGCCGCCACGAAAATCACATTTTTTCGCCGGCGCGCCGCCTCGAGGTCTCCTTCCGTTTCAAGAGGTGCATGCCGTAATTCGAACTGTCTTTCGGGGGCGGGCAGCGTGCTGATGAATTGCCCGACGGTTTCACGCAGAGCTTCTCCGACGGCGCCGTTCCAATCCATGGAATCGGCGACCACGAGGATTTCGGTGTCCAGCCCAACGGCCCTCGGACGAAAATCGGTTTCGCCGCTGCAGCCGGCGAAGACAAAAAGACCTGCTGAAAGGAGAGCGATTTTAGTACAGAATCGCGCGATTCTCCTCGGGGAACATATCATAACCTGTTGAGGAAGATGGTCCGGAAAAGAAAAAGGCCCAACTAATAACGTCTGTGATCGGTTTCGGTTGCCGTGCAAAACGCTACGTGTTTTTCTCCTGTACTGCCTGGTTGCCGTCTTTCAGAGTACGTACGAAGCGGCAGATTTCTTCATAGTGTGTTTTGGTGGGCTTCGAACCGGCATCCCACAGCGTTTCCACCTTTTCGATCAGCGCCGACCCGACAATGAACCCGTCGGTATGGCGGCTCAATCGTACCGCATCCTCATGGGTTCGAATGCCGAATCCGGCCAGCAAGGGGTTTTCACGCACCATGTCGCGCGCCCGCTTCAGGTATGCTTCCACATGCTCTATGGCGCCGAGCCCCGAGCCGGTCAATCCCGTGATGGATACCGCATATACGAACCCCGTCGCAGCGTTATCGATCTCCCGAATGCGGTCATCGGGAGTGTTGGGGGCAATCAGGAGCACCGCCGCCAGTCCGGCGGCTGCAGCCTCGCCTGCAAAGGGAAGATGTTCTTCAAGGGGTACGTCCGCGAGAATCAATCCCTCGATTCCGGCGGTACGCGCGTCTCTGCAAAATGCGGAAATACCGTATTGGCGGATCGGATTGGCGTATCCCATCAGGAGCAGGGGAGTGTTGCTTTCCGCGCAGAAAGCGGTAGCCGTCCTGAACGTATCCTTCATGCGGACACCGCCTTTCAGGGCTCGTTCGCTCGAGCGCTGGATAGGTAACCCCTCTGCAAGCGGATCGCTGAAAGGCATGCCAAGCTCGATGAAATCGGCGCCGCCCTGATCCATCGCGCGCAGAATCGGGAGTGTGCTTTCGGGATCGGGAAAGCCACTGGTCATAAACAGTCCCATGGCCTTCTCACGACGTTGTACGCAGGCCGCCAACCTTTCCTGAAGTCGCTGCATGGTTTTCAGAGGTGCTTTGCGATCGTACCCATATCCTTGTCGCCGCGCCCGGAGCAATTGACAACCACTACCTCATTGCGCGCCATTCCGCGTATCCCATCCGGCAGCCAGCCTATCGCATGTGCGGTCTCCAGCGCCGGAATGATCCCTTCCGTTTTCGACAGCAGTTTTACCCCCTCGATGGCCTGTGCATCCGTTGCGGATGCGTAATGTACGCGGCCCGTATCCCGCAGCCAGGCATGTTCCGGCCCTACCCCCGGGTAGTCCAGTCCCGCCGAAATGGAGTGCGCGAGTTGCACCTGTCCTTCCTCGTCTTGCAACAAATAACTCATGGTTCCATGCAGGATGCCCGGCGAGCCTTGTGTCAGTGTGGCCGCATGTCGTCCGTTCAGTCCTTCTCCTGCAGCCTCCACGCCATATAGTCGTACGTGCGTATCCCGCAGGAAGGCATAAAAAAGTCCGATCGCATTCGAGCCTCCGCCCACGCAGGCTACCACTGCATCCGGTGTGGGGCGCCCCTCCATTTCATCCAATTGCCGTCGGGTTTCGTCCCCGATAACCCGGTGAAAATCACGAACCATCATCGGATAGGGATGCGGGCCTACGACCGAACCGATGATATAGAACGTGTCATGTACGTTGGTTACCCAATCCCGAATGGCTTCGTTGGTGGCGTCTTTCAGGGTACGGCTACCGCTGGATACGGGGCGTACATCGGCGCCGAGCAGCTGCATGCGCAGCACATTCAGGTGCTGCCGCTCGACATCTTCTTCGCCCATGTAGACGATGCACTGCAGGCCGAATCGTGCACAAACGGTGGCGGTGGCCACGCCATGCTGTCCCGCGCCTGTCTCTGCGATGATGCGCGTTTTCCCCATAAGGCGCGCCAGCAATATCTGCCCTATCGTATTGTTGATCTTGTGGGCTCCCGTGTGGCACAGATCTTCCCGTTTCAGATAAATTTTTGGTCCGCCGAGCGCTGCGGTAAGCCGTTTGCAAAAGGTCAGCGGCGTGGGACGCCCGGCATAGTCTGCGAGCATTGCATTGAGTTCCTGCCGGAAAGCCGGGTTTTTGCGGGCGGCTCCGTATGCTTCACGGAGTTCCTCGATGGCAGGGATAAGCGTTTCGGGCACAAACACGCCGCCGTACAACCCGAAATGCCCGCGTTCGTCGGGGAGGGGATGCGTTTTTTCCATAATGAGTACGGTTCTGTTTGCGCCGTATGGCGATGCGTGCTGCCGCGCAGCACATGGATCATCCGGTCTCGAGTTCAGAATGTACCGACCGGAATGCCTGCATAAAGGCGTCAATTCTGGAGAAATCCTTTTCCCCGGGAGCCGATTCGAGGCCACTTGACACATCCACGGCGAATGGACGGAGCGTACGGATCGCCTCGGCCACATTGCCCGCATGGATGCCCCCCGCCAGAAAAATGCCGGGGCTTCCCGAGCGGGTGGGCTGTTCAACCGGCTCGCGAGCGCCTCCTGCAGGAGGGCTCGCCACACGCCAGTCGAAAGTCCGGCCGCTGCCGCCGTACATCTTGTCGCTGTACGCATCCAGCAGGAAATGCGCGGCCACGTCCTCATATGTCCGCATCAGGCGATATAACCCGTCGGAGGTCATGTCCGGAGCGATGCGAAACGCTTTGATGACAGGGTATTCGATGTCCATTATATCGGACACAGATTCCTTGCCATGGAGCTGCACCAAAGCGAAGCCGGCTTTTTCGGCGGTCCGGTTGACTACGTCGGCAGGGGTGTTCACGAACACGCCCACCGGCTGCGGTCCATGGATCCATTCAGCGATGTCCCGCACGCGCTCCGGCGTGATATAGCGCGGGCTGCCGGGATACTGTATGAATCCAAGGTAATCGGCGCCTGCGGCGGCGGCATACCGGGCATCCTCCAGCCGGGTTATGCCGCATATTTTGAGTTTGGTCGTCATGCTTTGATTCTTTCCGCTTCGCTCCGGAGTCTTGTCAATGCATTCCCTGGCCGTTCGGACCGCATGAAGGTCTCACCAATCAGAAAGGCATCGATTCCGCGTTCGTGTAAAAATCGCAGTTCCGCTCCCGACGTAAGGCCGCTTTCCGACACGCGCACCACGTGTTCCGGAACGTCCGCAAATACCCGAAGGGAGTGTTCGATATCCACTTCGAAGGTGCGCAGGTCACGGTTATTCACGCCTACGATGCGGGTCTCGTCAAAATCGAGGCGGTCCAGTTCAGTCGGTTCGTACACCTCTACCAGTGCATCGAGCTCCAGTTCATGTGCTGCCTGCAAAAGGTCCCGAAGGTGCGTTTTGTGAAGTACGGCGGCAATGAGCAGTACCGCATCCGCACCGTAAGCCCTCGCTTCGATGAGTTGATAGGTGTCGATAATAAAGTCTTTTCTTAATAGAGGAACAGAAATGGATTGACGGACAACGGAAAGATCGTCGAGCGAACCCTGAAAATGATGAGGCTCGGTCAGAACGGAAACAGCAACGGCGCCGCCTCCCTCGTATTCCCGGGCAATCTCGACCGGTCGAAAGGAATCCCGGATCACACCGCCTGATGGCGAAGCTTTTTTGATCTCGGCGATAATAGAGGGTCCGTTTTTCCGTAGCGCATCTTCCAGAGAACGGCGATCCCGGTCGAAGCCCGCCATGGCTTCAAGCCGTCCCGTCGGCGCTACAGCTTTCCGTGTGGCCACGACTTCTTGCGTGTCCTCTACGATACGGTCGAGAATAGTCATGGGGCGGGTGCGTTGTGCGAAGCATGAGCCAGCCGCTCGAGCGTGTTCTGCGCCTTTCCCGAATCAATGCTTTCTTCCGCAGCGCTGCGGCAGGCGGCAAGGTGCTCGAATTTTCCTGAAACCGACAGGGCATGGGCTGCATTGAGCACGACGACATCGCGGCATGGCCCTGGCTCGCCTGCAAGGATCGCCCGCACGATGCGCGCATTCTCGTCACTGCCGCCGCCTGCAAGCGCATTCCGGGAGCAGCGGGTGAAACCAAGATCTTCGGGACGCAAGAGGCGCTCCACAGGACCGGTCGTCGCAGGGGTATCCTCCCGCACTTCGAAAGCCCCCGTTTCGTCCGCCAGCGATATCTCGTCCAGTCCATCCCGCGCATGCACGGCGAGCACATGCCGGGCGCCGAGGCGCTCGAGAATGGCGGCCATGACCTTCGCCGTTTGCTCATCGAAAGCACCGGTCAGCTGGCGGCGTACCCCGGCAGGGTTGCACAAAGGGCCCAGAATATTGAAGAAGGTGCGTACGCCCAGTTTCCTGCGCACCGGCATTACATGCTTCATCGCGGGGTGGAAGAACGGAGCGAACAGGAACGCCATGCCTGCCTTCTCAAAACAGTATTCGACGCCTTCCTTGCCCAGCGCCGTTTTTACACCGAGTGCTTCCAGCACATCCGCCGAGCCGCATTTCGAGGAAACGGACCGGTTTCCATGTTTGGCTACGGTAACCCCGGCGCCTGCACACACGATAGCAGCGACGGTAGAGATATTGAACGTGTCCGCGCCGTCTCCACCCGTGCCGCACAGGTCGATGGCGTCCGGATCACCGGTTTCTACCGGGACGGCGAATTCGCGCATGACCTTCGTAAAGGCGACGAGTTCGTCCAGCGATTCCCCGCGCGCCCTGAGACCCACCAGAAAAGCGGCTGTGCACTCGGGTTCCGATGCGCCCTCCATTAACAGGCGCATTGCTTTCTCGGCCTCTTCGCTTTGCAGCGTATCTCCGCCGGTCAGAATGTTCAGGTATTTTTGCATGGTTACGCGTGAAAGAGCCGGATCGGGTCAGGAAATTGCCGCCGGGGTCCCCGTTGTACTATCTACGGTGCTGCCCAGCACCTCTTCCAGCCAGTTGTTGACGATCCGGGGCCCTTCTTTCGTCAGCACGCTTTCCGGGTGAAACTGGATGCCTTCAACCGGATGCTCCCGGTGCCGCAGGCCCATGACGACGCCGTCTTTCGTTTCCGCCGATATATCCAGGCAGGCAGGTACGCTGGCACGGTCCACCACGAGAGAATGATACCGCGTGGCCGTGAATGGATTGCTGACGTTCCGGAACACGCCGTGGCCGTCGTGCGCTATTTCGCTCGTTTTTCCATGCATCAGCGTGGGGGCATAGCCGATGCGTCCACCGTATACCTCGCCGATCGCCTGGTGCCCGAGGCATACGCCGAGGATCGGCACCGAGGCCCCCAATGCGCTTACGAGTTCTTCCGTCACGCCTGCATCGGCAGGACGTCCCGGTCCCGGCGAAATGAGGATACCTCTCGGCGCCAGGTCACGGACAGCGTCCACATCGAGTACGTCGTTTCGCACCACCTCGAGGTCGCTCGTGCGGCGCCCCACAAGGTGTACGAGGTTGTACGTGAACGAATCATAGTTGTCGATGACGAGAATCATGGCGCTGTCTTATAGGTGGTAATCAGTCCAACGCGCTCTCGTACGCGTTCCATGTATTCACCGGCCCGTTCCCGGGCCTTGCGACCCCCTTCGCGCAATATGTCGAACACATCGTCCGGACGCCGGGCCAGTTCCTTGCGTCGGATACGCGCTTCCGCAAAATGCTCGTCGATAAGGGTGAGCAATTCCTTTTTCGCATGCCCGTATCCGAATCCTCCCGCACGGTAGGCCTCTGCAATACGTTCCCGCGTTTCCTCGTCGGCGAACAGCCGGATGAGCATAAACACATTGTCGCGCTCCGGATCTTTCGGCGCTTCGAGCGGCGTCGAATCGGTCACGATACTCATCACTTTTTTCTTCAGGGCCTTTCCTTCTTCGAAGATGCCAATCGCGTTTTCGTAACTCTTGGACATTTTCCGGCCGTCCAGCCCGGGCACGACCGCCACGTCGGAAAGGATGTAGGGTTCGGGTACGGGAAAGACCGGATCGTCCTCCGGGCAATACGTACGATTGAACCGTTCCGCCAGGACCCGCGTCATTTCGATATGTTGTTTCTGATCCGCACCCACCGGCACCAGCGTGCCCCCGTAGATCAGGATGTCCGCGGCCTGCAGCACGGGATAGGTAAACAGACCCGCATTTGCAGGTAGACCCTGAGCCACCTTGTCCTTGTAGGCCACCCCTTTCTCCAGTTGGGATACCGTGGCCAGGTTGTTGAAAATCCATGCCAGTTCGGTGACTTCCGGCACGTCACTCTGCATGAAGAGGCATGCGGCCCGAGGGTTGAATCCAAGGGCGAGGTAGTCGAGCGCTACATCCAGGGTATAGCGCCTCAGTTTGTCCCGGTCCCGGAGCGTCGTCAGTGTGTGGTAGTTGACTATAAAGTAGTATGCCTCATGTTTTTCATGAAGCTGGATGTGTTGCCGGAGCGCCCCGAAATAATTCCCGAGATGCAATGCTCCCGACGGTTGAATGCCGGAAACGATCACTTCGTGGTCTTTGCGGAGAGCAGGGGAGGGCATGGATGTATCGATACGTTCGGAAGACATGGGCGGAAAGGTACCAAAGGTTGGCTGAAGAGATCAGCGATGCTGCAAGACCAGTTTTCGCACGTACTCCAGCCGGACACGGGTGTTTTTCAGGACCACCTCGAGGATGGCCCGTGTGCGCATCTGGTGTTCCATGTCAAGTTCGGCATGGAGCAGTTTCTCGAAGTCGCGCTCCATATTTCTGAGCTCGGTCACGATGTCGCTGTCACATTTTCCGAGGTCAAAATCCTCCGGTTCCATCTCTGTGCCGTTGAACGGTACGCCTCCCGCACTGAGTACCACTTCACTCAGTTTTCCTACATCCATGCGGGCGGTCCTTTGGAGGGTGGACAATTGTTCGGCAGCATCCCGGT encodes the following:
- the trpD gene encoding anthranilate phosphoribosyltransferase — translated: MQKYLNILTGGDTLQSEEAEKAMRLLMEGASEPECTAAFLVGLRARGESLDELVAFTKVMREFAVPVETGDPDAIDLCGTGGDGADTFNISTVAAIVCAGAGVTVAKHGNRSVSSKCGSADVLEALGVKTALGKEGVEYCFEKAGMAFLFAPFFHPAMKHVMPVRRKLGVRTFFNILGPLCNPAGVRRQLTGAFDEQTAKVMAAILERLGARHVLAVHARDGLDEISLADETGAFEVREDTPATTGPVERLLRPEDLGFTRCSRNALAGGGSDENARIVRAILAGEPGPCRDVVVLNAAHALSVSGKFEHLAACRSAAEESIDSGKAQNTLERLAHASHNAPAP
- the trpB gene encoding tryptophan synthase subunit beta, coding for MEKTHPLPDERGHFGLYGGVFVPETLIPAIEELREAYGAARKNPAFRQELNAMLADYAGRPTPLTFCKRLTAALGGPKIYLKREDLCHTGAHKINNTIGQILLARLMGKTRIIAETGAGQHGVATATVCARFGLQCIVYMGEEDVERQHLNVLRMQLLGADVRPVSSGSRTLKDATNEAIRDWVTNVHDTFYIIGSVVGPHPYPMMVRDFHRVIGDETRRQLDEMEGRPTPDAVVACVGGGSNAIGLFYAFLRDTHVRLYGVEAAGEGLNGRHAATLTQGSPGILHGTMSYLLQDEEGQVQLAHSISAGLDYPGVGPEHAWLRDTGRVHYASATDAQAIEGVKLLSKTEGIIPALETAHAIGWLPDGIRGMARNEVVVVNCSGRGDKDMGTIAKHL
- a CDS encoding tryptophan synthase subunit alpha, translating into MQRLQERLAACVQRREKAMGLFMTSGFPDPESTLPILRAMDQGGADFIELGMPFSDPLAEGLPIQRSSERALKGGVRMKDTFRTATAFCAESNTPLLLMGYANPIRQYGISAFCRDARTAGIEGLILADVPLEEHLPFAGEAAAAGLAAVLLIAPNTPDDRIREIDNAATGFVYAVSITGLTGSGLGAIEHVEAYLKRARDMVRENPLLAGFGIRTHEDAVRLSRHTDGFIVGSALIEKVETLWDAGSKPTKTHYEEICRFVRTLKDGNQAVQEKNT
- the trpS gene encoding tryptophan--tRNA ligase, producing MPSPALRKDHEVIVSGIQPSGALHLGNYFGALRQHIQLHEKHEAYYFIVNYHTLTTLRDRDKLRRYTLDVALDYLALGFNPRAACLFMQSDVPEVTELAWIFNNLATVSQLEKGVAYKDKVAQGLPANAGLFTYPVLQAADILIYGGTLVPVGADQKQHIEMTRVLAERFNRTYCPEDDPVFPVPEPYILSDVAVVPGLDGRKMSKSYENAIGIFEEGKALKKKVMSIVTDSTPLEAPKDPERDNVFMLIRLFADEETRERIAEAYRAGGFGYGHAKKELLTLIDEHFAEARIRRKELARRPDDVFDILREGGRKARERAGEYMERVRERVGLITTYKTAP
- a CDS encoding phosphoribosylanthranilate isomerase, with product MTTKLKICGITRLEDARYAAAAGADYLGFIQYPGSPRYITPERVRDIAEWIHGPQPVGVFVNTPADVVNRTAEKAGFALVQLHGKESVSDIMDIEYPVIKAFRIAPDMTSDGLYRLMRTYEDVAAHFLLDAYSDKMYGGSGRTFDWRVASPPAGGAREPVEQPTRSGSPGIFLAGGIHAGNVAEAIRTLRPFAVDVSSGLESAPGEKDFSRIDAFMQAFRSVHSELETG
- a CDS encoding DUF4837 family protein, which codes for MICSPRRIARFCTKIALLSAGLFVFAGCSGETDFRPRAVGLDTEILVVADSMDWNGAVGEALRETVGQFISTLPAPERQFELRHAPLETEGDLEAARRRKNVIFVAAFSDSTNEAAYIRNVFDSTAQQVIREEGGVAVSRENIFRRDQQVYYITGENKEDVIDAIYSESDGVSRDFNRAARRRLTEEMFDRGRQFEVEEELAAMYDFAVNVQHDYLIAVDTSDFVWLRRILPETWRSVFVHFVDYADPEQLSAEWIYNTRDSLARQYIQGNLGGWVEIDRRENRPLETKNIDFLGRYGFETRGLWHMVGVENGQKVEFGMGGPFITYTFYDQPTGRLYMIDGMVFAPGYNKREFLRQMEAIAYTFRSRDVSAESQG
- a CDS encoding aminodeoxychorismate/anthranilate synthase component II, with amino-acid sequence MILVIDNYDSFTYNLVHLVGRRTSDLEVVRNDVLDVDAVRDLAPRGILISPGPGRPADAGVTEELVSALGASVPILGVCLGHQAIGEVYGGRIGYAPTLMHGKTSEIAHDGHGVFRNVSNPFTATRYHSLVVDRASVPACLDISAETKDGVVMGLRHREHPVEGIQFHPESVLTKEGPRIVNNWLEEVLGSTVDSTTGTPAAIS
- the trpC gene encoding indole-3-glycerol phosphate synthase TrpC; translated protein: MTILDRIVEDTQEVVATRKAVAPTGRLEAMAGFDRDRRSLEDALRKNGPSIIAEIKKASPSGGVIRDSFRPVEIAREYEGGGAVAVSVLTEPHHFQGSLDDLSVVRQSISVPLLRKDFIIDTYQLIEARAYGADAVLLIAAVLHKTHLRDLLQAAHELELDALVEVYEPTELDRLDFDETRIVGVNNRDLRTFEVDIEHSLRVFADVPEHVVRVSESGLTSGAELRFLHERGIDAFLIGETFMRSERPGNALTRLRSEAERIKA